In Populus trichocarpa isolate Nisqually-1 chromosome 7, P.trichocarpa_v4.1, whole genome shotgun sequence, the following proteins share a genomic window:
- the LOC127905570 gene encoding uncharacterized mitochondrial protein AtMg00810-like, translating into MDVHNAFLHGDLAEEIYMSLPPGLRRQGEDHLVCRLHKSLYGLKQASRQWFAKFSEAMHSAGFIQSRADYSLFTRKQGMSFTVLLIYVDDILITGNDLVNIAATKQFLHKHFHIKDLGDLKYFLGIEVSTSKNGIFISQRKYALEVIEDAGLSGAAPINTPMERGLKLSDKSTLLKDTNRYRRLVGRLIYLTVSRPDITYAVHVLSRFMQQPRKLHMEAALRVVRYLKGAPGRGLFFSSKSDLKLRAYCDSDWAGCPLTRRSTTGYCVFLGPSLISWRSKRQKTVSLSSAEAEYRAMTGACCELTWLRCLLKDLGISHRESALLYCDNKAALHIAANPVFHERTRHIEMDCHYIRDKIQDGSITTKHVDSAHQLADVLTKPLGKEIFVPMVSKLGVQDIHSPT; encoded by the coding sequence ATGGACGTCCACAATGCTTTCCTTCACGGAGACTTAGCTGAGGAGATATATATGTCTCTGCCACCAGGTCTTCGGCGCCAAGGGGAGGATCATCTAGTTTGTCGCCTCCACAAGTCCCTTTACGGTTTAAAACAGGCATCCCGCCAGTGGTTTGCCAAATTTTCCGAAGCTATGCATTCTGCTGGTTTTATACAATCAAGAGCAGATTATTCTCTATTCACCAGGAAGCAGGGTATGTCCTTTACTGTTCTCTTGATATacgttgatgatatcttgatCACTGGAAATGATCTGGTTAACATTGCTGCAACTAAACAATTCCTGCATAAACATTTTCATATCAAAGATCTTGGTGATTTAAAATACTTTCTTGGAATTGAGGTGTCTACTTCAAAGAATGGAATTTTCATTTCACAACGTAAATATGCACTGGAAGTCATTGAGGATGCAGGTTTGTCAGGTGCTGCTCCTATTAATACTCCTATGGAACGGGGCTTGAAATTATCAGACAAGAGCACCCTGCTCAAGGATACAAACCGGTATAGAAGATTGGTGGGTCGGTTAATTTATTTGACTGTATCAAGGCCAGACATAACGTATGCTGTACATGTCTTGAGTAGATTTATGCAGCAGCCCCGAAAACTTCATATGGAGGCAGCTCTTCGAGTTGTTCGATATCTAAAAGGTGCACCTGGCCGAGGCTTATTTTTCTCTTCGAAGAGTGATTTAAAATTGAGAGCTTATTGTGACTCAGATTGGGCAGGCTGTCCACTCACTAGGAGATCTACAACAGGCtattgtgtttttcttggaCCTTCACTGATATCCTGGAGGTCGAAGCGCCAGAAAACAGTTTCGCTTTCTTCTGCTGAAGCAGAATACCGAGCAATGACAGGAGCCTGCTGTGAGTTAACATGGTTGCGATGTCTACTGAAAGACTTGGGAATTTCACACCGTGAATCTGCCTTACTATATTGTGACAATAAAGCTGCATTACACATTGCAGCCAATCCAGTGTTTCATGAGAGAACTAGGCACATTGAAATGGATTGTCACTACATCCGAGACAAGATTCAAGATGGTTCTATTACTACAAAACATGTCGACTCTGCACATCAACTAGCAGATGTCTTGACTAAGCCCCTGGGAAAAGAGATCTTTGTTCCTATGGTTAGCAAGTTAGGAGTGCAGGATATCCACtctccaacttga
- the LOC7465582 gene encoding transcription termination factor MTERF2, chloroplastic, producing the protein MTTKSLSIPLDFPFPSPKAHPLPTLHPKIQFPCKFPLFSLPQRIQFLRNQCPPKCQNPNDNNNPVPYTSQQEAHFTETQEAISQFLQEFGISAAESNSIALNSPKYAKMLFDSVKDLEEWTSWKSGGDGNEFATLGFKEKVAYMAKEKGDNGKVAFLESLGLSLSSSMNVARYLHGESLPNLVHKVKYMKEILFSDSDDKRLVGKYARCMMMNLSIPIDEDLQQTLSLFEKVEARRGGLDMLGSSEVTFRCLVESFPRILLLPLDLHLKPMVEFLESIGVPKEHMREIFLLFPPVIICDITGINRKVQALKKVWAFDKDFGKMLLKYPWILSTAIQKNYKEIVSFFHMEKVDKSSVDTAIRSWPHILGCSTSKLEVMVEQLAELGIRNKKLGQVISKSPQLLLRKPQEFLQVVLFLEDLGFDRETVGQVASRCPEIFAASIEKTLKKKIEFLDRIGVSKDHLPRVIKKYPELLVSDVNRTILPRMKYLKDVGLSKKDIAFMVRRFSPLLGYSIDEVLRPKYEFLVNTMKKPVEDIVGYPRYFSYSLEKKIMPRFWVLKGRNIECSLKDMLAKNDEEFAADFMGF; encoded by the exons ATGACTACCAAATCCCTTTCAATCCCTCTGGACTTCCCATTCCCATCTCCAAAAGCTCACCCCCTTCCCACACTCCACCCCAAAATCCAATTCCCTTGTAAattccctctcttttctctcccaCAAAGAATCCAATTCCTTAGAAACCAATGCCCCCCCAAATGCCAAAACCCCAACGACAACAATAACCCAGTACCATACACAAGTCAACAAGAAGCCCACTTTACTGAAACCCAAGAAGCCATCTCTCAGTTTCTTCAAGAATTCGGAATCTCCGCAGCGGAATCCAACTCCATTGCTTTGAATTCTCCAAAATATGCTAAAATGTTGTTTGATAGTGTCAAGGATTTGGAAGAGTGGACTTCGTGGAAAAGTGGCGGGGATGGAAATGAATTTGCAACCTTGGGTTTTAAAGAGAAGGTAGCTTACATGGCAAAAGAGAAAGGTGATAATGGTAAAGTTGCTTTCTTGGAGAGTCTTGGATTAAGCTTGTCTTCTTCCATGAATGTTGCTCGGTACCTCCATGGAGAGTCACTTCCTAACCTTGTTCACAAG GTTAAGTATATGAAGGAAATATTATTTTCTGACAGTGATGATAAAAGGCTTGTTGGAAAATATGCTCGCTGTATGATGATGAACTTATCAATACCTATTGATGAAGACTTGCAGCAGACCTTGTCACTTTTTGAAAAG GTTGAAGCAAGGCGTGGAGGTTTAGATATGTTGGGTTCTTCAGAAGTCACTTTTCGATGTCTAGTCGAATCATTTCCACGTATTCTTTTGTTGCCATTAGATTTGCACTTGAAGCCCATGGTGGAATTTCTTGAAAGTATTGGAGTCCCAAAGGagcatatgagagagatattcCTATTATTTCCACCTGTTATAATCTGTGACATTACAGGCATTAATAGAAAAGTTCAGGCTCTCAAGAAG GTTTGGGCATTTGATAAAGATTTTGGTAAAATGCTTCTAAAATATCCATGGATTCTTTCAACAGCAATCCAGAAAAATTACAAGGAGatcgtttctttctttcatatgGAGAAG GTAGACAAATCAAGTGTTGACACAGCAATAAGAAGCTGGCCTCACATATTAGGTTGTTCAACTAGCAAGCTTGAGGTAATGGTGGAACAGTTGGCTGAGTTGGGCATTAGAAACAAGAAGTTGGGTCAGGTTATTTCCAAGAGTCCTCAATTACTACTAAGAAAACCCCAAGAGTTTCTCCAG gtggttttgtttttggaagaTCTTGGATTTGATCGTGAAACTGTGGGACAGGTAGCCAGCCGCTGTCCTGAGATTTTTGCTGCAAGCATTGAGAAAActctgaagaagaagattgaatTCCTAGATCGAATTGGTGTTTCTAAAGACCATCTTCCTcgtgttattaaaaaatacccTGAGCTTCTTGTCTCTGATGTCAACCGAACTATACTTCCTCG GATGAAATACTTAAAGGATGTGGGACTGTCGAAGAAGGATATCGCTTTCATGGTCCGCAGGTTCTCTCCTTTACTAGGGTACAGCATAGATGAGGTTTTGAGACCGAAGTATGAATTCCTTGTGAACACCATGAAAAAACCGGTGGAAGACATAGTGGGTTACCCGCGGTATTTCAGTTACTCATTGGAGAAGAAGATAATGCCCAGATTCTGGGTGCTAAAGGGAAGGAATATTGAATGTAGCTTAAAAGATATGCTTGCAAAAAATGATGAGGAATTCGCTGCCGATTTTATGGGTTTTTGA
- the LOC7465581 gene encoding U-box domain-containing protein 35 isoform X1, whose translation MWLSKGQWSRKGGEGKGLVAVAVDKDKGSQNALKWTMENLLSKGQTVVLIHVFSKSSSSSSSSSFVTSHGAAGDYFSPGKQQLEKMAKDLFLAFRCYCTRKDVRCLDVALESTDIAKAITEYVAHAAIETLVLGTPSRSGFMRKFKADVPSTVSRGAPDFCTVYAVSKGKVSSMRNASRAAPFVSPLLDQIKNQQNEKSAGDDSHEALYKHSWSIKQRTASVNHHISVDENFRSPFGTGRYGHSVRSFADLMSETDISFVSSSRPSTDRMSSTTYDFMDSGLAPRLSTSSATSFASIHSGPKSIGPNSQQGFSSVSHDSGGTSFSGSTHSLDDMESEMRRLKLELKQTMEMYSEACREALTAKQKATELNRWRIEEERRLEEARFSEEAALSIIEQEKARCREAIEAAETAQRRAEIEAQRRVIIEKALKEAAQTKKSKGNLSYNDIRYRRYSIEEIEEATQYFSESKKIGEGGYGPVYKCYLDHTPVAVKVLRPDAAQGRSQFQREVEVLSLIRHPNMVLLIGACPEYGILVYEHLAKGSLEDCLFKRGNTPALSWQIRFRIAAEIATGLLFLHQTKPEPLVHRDLKPGNILLDNNYTSKIGDVGLARLVPATAENVTQYYMTSAAGTFCYIDPEYQQTGMLGVKSDVYSLGIMLLQIITARPPMGLTHIVEQAIENGAFKEVLDPDVPDWPVEEALSYAKLALQCAELRRKDRPDLGTEVLPELNKLRDLAEEKTNYLYFAGSFGPYPNHSQASITPPLSQTSMTPTNLSQSSVNKEMTCDFVVENP comes from the exons ATGTGGCTTTCAAAGGGACAGTGGAGCAGGAAGGGAGGAGAAGGAAAGGGGTTGGTGGCAGTTGCAGTGGACAAAGACAAAGGGAGCCAAAATGCATTGAAATGGACTATGGAAAATCTTCTCTCCAAAGGCCAAACTGTTGTTCTAATCCATGTTTTTAgcaaatcatcatcatcatcatcatcatcatcatttgttACTA GCCACGGAGCAGCTGGTGATTATTTTTCACCAGGGAAGCAGCAGCTTGAGAAGATGGCCAAGGATCTCTTCCTTGCATTTCGATGCTATTGTACCCGTAAAGAT GTGCGTTGCCTTGATGTTGCACTTGAAAGCACTGATATAGCAAAAGCAATAACAGAATATGTTGCCCATGCTGCAATCGAGACTTTGGTTCTCGGCACCCCGTCACGGAGTGGATTTATGAG AAAATTCAAGGCCGATGTCCCAAGCACTGTGTCAAGAGGGGCACCGGATTTCTGTACTGTGTATGCAGTCTCAAAAGGAAAGGTCTCTTCCATGAGAAATGCTTCTCGTGCCGCCCCATTTGTCTCCCCACTgctagatcaaataaaaaaccaacagaATGAAAAAAGTGCAGGAGACGACTCTCATGAAGCACTATACAAACATAGTTGGAGTATAAAAC AGAGGACGGCGTCAGTCAACCATCACATCTCAGTTGATGAAAACTTCAG GTCACCGTTTGGAACAGGAAGATATGGTCATAGTGTAAGATCATTTGCAGATTTAATGTCAGAAACTGACATATCATTTGTAAGCTCAAGCAGGCCAAGCACTGACCGCATGTCTTCTACAACCTATGATTTCATGGATTCTGGACTAGCCCCACGGCTTTCAACTAGTTCAGCAACTAGTTTTGCATCTATACATTCAGGACCAAAGTCCATTGGCCCCAATTCCCAGCAGGGATTTTCATCAGTTTCACATGATAGTGGAGGAACGTCATTTTCCGGTTCAACACATAGCCTG GATGACATGGAATCTGAGATGAGGAGGCTAAAACTAGAGCTGAAGCAAACAATGGAAATGTACAGTGAAGCATGTAGAGAAGCACTTACAGCAAAACAAAAG GCAACGGAGCTGAATCGCTGGAGAATAGAAGAAGAACGAAGATTGGAAGAGGCAAGATTTTCTGAGGAAGCTGCACTATCAATTATAGAACAAGAGAAAGCCAGGTGCAGAGAAGCCATAGAAGCTGCTGAAACAGCTCAGAGGAGAGCAGAAATAGAAGCACAAAGGAGAGTCATCATAGAGAAAGCCCTCAAAGAAGCTGCACAAACGAAGAAATCAAAGGGTAATCTATCCTATAATGATATCAGATACAGGAGATACTCAATTGAGGAGATTGAAGAAGCAACACAATACTTTTCGGAATCAAAGAAGATCGGGGAAGGAGGTTATGGCCCAGTTTACAAGTGTTATCTTGATCATACACCAGTTGCAGTCAAGGTTTTACGTCCTGATGCGGCCCAAGGAAGGTCACAATTTCAAAGAGAG GTTGAAGTGCTTAGCTTAATACGGCATCCAAACATGGTACTGCTTATAGGAGCCTGCCCAGAGTATGGCATTCTAGTCTATGAACACTTGGCAAAAGGAAGCTTAGAAGATTGTCTTTTCAAGAGAGGGAATACCCCAGCTCTTTCTTGGCAAATCAGGTTTCGAATTGCAGCCGAGATAGCCACAGGTCTACTCTTTCTTCATCAGACCAAGCCAGAGCCACTAGTGCACCGTGACCTAAAGCCAGGAAACATTTTGCTAGACAACAACTACACCAGTAAGATTGGGGATGTTGGATTGGCCAGGCTTGTTCCTGCTACAGCTGAGAATGTAACACAGTACTACATGACATCAGCTGCTGGAACTTTCTGCTATATTGATCCAGAGTACCAACAAACTGGAATGCTTGGTGTGAAATCTGATGTATATTCCTTAGGGATCATGCTTCTGCAAATCATAACAGCCAGGCCACCAATGGGGTTGACTCACATTGTTGAACAAGCTATTGAAAATGGGGCATTCAAAGAAGTTCTAGACCCAGATGTGCCTGATTGGCCAGTTGAAGAGGCTTTAAGTTATGCAAAGCTTGCACTCCAATGTGCAGAACTGAGACGGAAAGACAGGCCAGATCTTGGCACAGAAGTCTTGCCAGAGCTCAACAAACTGAGAGATTTGGCTGAAGAAAAGACGAACTACCTTTATTTCGCTGGCAGTTTCGGTCCTTATCCCAACCACAGCCAAGCTTCAATAACTCCCCCCCTCAGCCAAACTTCAATGACTCCCACCAACCTCAGTCAATCTTCAGTAAATAAG GAAATGACGTGTGATTTCGTAGTTGAAAACCCATGA
- the LOC7465581 gene encoding U-box domain-containing protein 35 isoform X2, whose protein sequence is MAKDLFLAFRCYCTRKDVRCLDVALESTDIAKAITEYVAHAAIETLVLGTPSRSGFMRKFKADVPSTVSRGAPDFCTVYAVSKGKVSSMRNASRAAPFVSPLLDQIKNQQNEKSAGDDSHEALYKHSWSIKQRTASVNHHISVDENFRSPFGTGRYGHSVRSFADLMSETDISFVSSSRPSTDRMSSTTYDFMDSGLAPRLSTSSATSFASIHSGPKSIGPNSQQGFSSVSHDSGGTSFSGSTHSLDDMESEMRRLKLELKQTMEMYSEACREALTAKQKATELNRWRIEEERRLEEARFSEEAALSIIEQEKARCREAIEAAETAQRRAEIEAQRRVIIEKALKEAAQTKKSKGNLSYNDIRYRRYSIEEIEEATQYFSESKKIGEGGYGPVYKCYLDHTPVAVKVLRPDAAQGRSQFQREVEVLSLIRHPNMVLLIGACPEYGILVYEHLAKGSLEDCLFKRGNTPALSWQIRFRIAAEIATGLLFLHQTKPEPLVHRDLKPGNILLDNNYTSKIGDVGLARLVPATAENVTQYYMTSAAGTFCYIDPEYQQTGMLGVKSDVYSLGIMLLQIITARPPMGLTHIVEQAIENGAFKEVLDPDVPDWPVEEALSYAKLALQCAELRRKDRPDLGTEVLPELNKLRDLAEEKTNYLYFAGSFGPYPNHSQASITPPLSQTSMTPTNLSQSSVNKEMTCDFVVENP, encoded by the exons ATGGCCAAGGATCTCTTCCTTGCATTTCGATGCTATTGTACCCGTAAAGAT GTGCGTTGCCTTGATGTTGCACTTGAAAGCACTGATATAGCAAAAGCAATAACAGAATATGTTGCCCATGCTGCAATCGAGACTTTGGTTCTCGGCACCCCGTCACGGAGTGGATTTATGAG AAAATTCAAGGCCGATGTCCCAAGCACTGTGTCAAGAGGGGCACCGGATTTCTGTACTGTGTATGCAGTCTCAAAAGGAAAGGTCTCTTCCATGAGAAATGCTTCTCGTGCCGCCCCATTTGTCTCCCCACTgctagatcaaataaaaaaccaacagaATGAAAAAAGTGCAGGAGACGACTCTCATGAAGCACTATACAAACATAGTTGGAGTATAAAAC AGAGGACGGCGTCAGTCAACCATCACATCTCAGTTGATGAAAACTTCAG GTCACCGTTTGGAACAGGAAGATATGGTCATAGTGTAAGATCATTTGCAGATTTAATGTCAGAAACTGACATATCATTTGTAAGCTCAAGCAGGCCAAGCACTGACCGCATGTCTTCTACAACCTATGATTTCATGGATTCTGGACTAGCCCCACGGCTTTCAACTAGTTCAGCAACTAGTTTTGCATCTATACATTCAGGACCAAAGTCCATTGGCCCCAATTCCCAGCAGGGATTTTCATCAGTTTCACATGATAGTGGAGGAACGTCATTTTCCGGTTCAACACATAGCCTG GATGACATGGAATCTGAGATGAGGAGGCTAAAACTAGAGCTGAAGCAAACAATGGAAATGTACAGTGAAGCATGTAGAGAAGCACTTACAGCAAAACAAAAG GCAACGGAGCTGAATCGCTGGAGAATAGAAGAAGAACGAAGATTGGAAGAGGCAAGATTTTCTGAGGAAGCTGCACTATCAATTATAGAACAAGAGAAAGCCAGGTGCAGAGAAGCCATAGAAGCTGCTGAAACAGCTCAGAGGAGAGCAGAAATAGAAGCACAAAGGAGAGTCATCATAGAGAAAGCCCTCAAAGAAGCTGCACAAACGAAGAAATCAAAGGGTAATCTATCCTATAATGATATCAGATACAGGAGATACTCAATTGAGGAGATTGAAGAAGCAACACAATACTTTTCGGAATCAAAGAAGATCGGGGAAGGAGGTTATGGCCCAGTTTACAAGTGTTATCTTGATCATACACCAGTTGCAGTCAAGGTTTTACGTCCTGATGCGGCCCAAGGAAGGTCACAATTTCAAAGAGAG GTTGAAGTGCTTAGCTTAATACGGCATCCAAACATGGTACTGCTTATAGGAGCCTGCCCAGAGTATGGCATTCTAGTCTATGAACACTTGGCAAAAGGAAGCTTAGAAGATTGTCTTTTCAAGAGAGGGAATACCCCAGCTCTTTCTTGGCAAATCAGGTTTCGAATTGCAGCCGAGATAGCCACAGGTCTACTCTTTCTTCATCAGACCAAGCCAGAGCCACTAGTGCACCGTGACCTAAAGCCAGGAAACATTTTGCTAGACAACAACTACACCAGTAAGATTGGGGATGTTGGATTGGCCAGGCTTGTTCCTGCTACAGCTGAGAATGTAACACAGTACTACATGACATCAGCTGCTGGAACTTTCTGCTATATTGATCCAGAGTACCAACAAACTGGAATGCTTGGTGTGAAATCTGATGTATATTCCTTAGGGATCATGCTTCTGCAAATCATAACAGCCAGGCCACCAATGGGGTTGACTCACATTGTTGAACAAGCTATTGAAAATGGGGCATTCAAAGAAGTTCTAGACCCAGATGTGCCTGATTGGCCAGTTGAAGAGGCTTTAAGTTATGCAAAGCTTGCACTCCAATGTGCAGAACTGAGACGGAAAGACAGGCCAGATCTTGGCACAGAAGTCTTGCCAGAGCTCAACAAACTGAGAGATTTGGCTGAAGAAAAGACGAACTACCTTTATTTCGCTGGCAGTTTCGGTCCTTATCCCAACCACAGCCAAGCTTCAATAACTCCCCCCCTCAGCCAAACTTCAATGACTCCCACCAACCTCAGTCAATCTTCAGTAAATAAG GAAATGACGTGTGATTTCGTAGTTGAAAACCCATGA
- the LOC7465580 gene encoding pollen receptor-like kinase 4 → MVMAAHVAMLARATTSSLVLLVLAFVLSIVVTSFGSPDSDALLKFKEQLVNNEAISNWNVSVNPCERDRSNWVGVLCFNGGIWGLQLEHMGLAGNIDLDALAPLPSFRTLSLMDNNFDGPLPDFKKLGKLKALYLSNNRFSGDIPDKAFEGMGSLKRLFLANNLLTGKIASSLAILPKLTELKLDGNQFEGQIPNFQQKGMKTANVANNELEGPIPEALSRLSPNSFAGNKGLCGPPLGPCIPSPPSTPKAHGKKFSILYIVIIILIVLLILAAIAFAFLLFSRKESKRRTQRRASENSNRIMSSYYRDVHREMPETNSHSRITDHGKLSFLKDDIEKFDLQDLLRASAEVLGSGTYGSSYKAVVGGQPVVVKRYRHMNNVEREEFHEHMRRIGRLKHPNLLPLAAYYYRRDEKLLVTVFAENGSLASHLHGNHSLEEDGLDWRIRLKIVKGVARGLAFLYNQLPIIAPHGHLKSSNVLLDESFEPLLTDYALRPVINPEHAHVFMMAYKSPEYAQHGRSSNKTDIWSFGILILEILTGKFPENYLTPGYNSDADLATWVNNMVKEKRTSEVFDKEMLGTKNSKGEMIKLLKIGLSCCEQEVERRSDIKEVVDKIEELKEGDDDEDFYGSEGNACSVRGNNQEGFSFTYDR, encoded by the exons ATGGTAATGGCTGCGCACGTAGCTATGCTTGCGCGCGCAACCACCTCATCATTAGTCCTCCTTGTTCTTGCATTCGTGTTATCTATTGTGGTTACATCATTTGGCTCACCAGATTCTGATGCCCTTTTAAAGTTCAAGGAACAGCTAGTGAACAATGAGGCTATTAGTAACTGGAATGTCTCAGTGAATCCATGCGAAAGGGATAGATCAAATTGGGTTGGTGTGCTTTGTTTCAATGGAGGCATTTGGGGTTTGCAGCTTGAACATATGGGACTCGCTGGCAATATTGATTTGGATGCACTAGCTCCCTTGCCTTCCTTTCGAACGTTAAGCCTTATGGACAACAATTTTGATGGTCCATTGCCTGATTTCAAGAAACTGGGGAAGTTAAAAGCGTTGTATTTGTCAAACAACCGATTCTCTGGAGACATTCCTGACAAAGCATTCGAAGGCATGGGTTCATTAAAGAGACTGTTTTTGGCAAATAACCTGCTTACAGGAAAGATTGCTTCATCACTTGCGATCTTGCCTAAGTTAACGGAATTGAAGCTTGATGGAAACCAATTTGAAGGCCAAATACCCAATTTTCAACAGAAGGGTATGAAGACAGCAAATGTAGCCAACAATGAATTGGAGGGTCCAATCCCAGAAGCCCTGAGCAGATTGAGTCCAAACTCATTTGCAG GCAACAAAGGACTTTGTGGACCGCCTCTAGGACCATGCATACCCTCTCCACCTTCTACCCCTAAAGCCCATGGGAAGAAATTCAGCATTCTATATATTGTAATCATTATACTGATTGTTCTGCTAATACTAGCAGCCATTGCTtttgctttccttttgttttcccgaaaagaaagtaaaagacgAACGCAGAGGAGAGCATCAGAGAACTCCAACAGAATTATGTCTTCCTATTATAGAGATGTACATCGTGAAATGCCAGAGACTAATTCGCATTCAAGGATAACTGATCATGGAAAGTTGTCATTCCTGAAGGATGACATTGAGAAATTTGATTTGCAAGACTTGCTTAGAGCATCAGCAGAAGTTTTGGGGAGTGGGACATATGGATCTTCATACAAAGCTGTCGTCGGTGGACAACCTGTGGTTGTTAAGAGGTATCGGCATATGAACAATGTGGAGAGAGAAGAGTTTCATGAGCACATGAGAAGGATAGGGAGGTTGAAGCATCCAAACTTGCTGCCTCTTGCGGCGTATTATTATAGGAGGGATGAGAAGCTTTTGGTTACCGTGTTTGCCGAGAATGGTAGCTTGGCTAGTCACCTTCATG GAAATCATTCACTGGAAGAAGATGGACTTGATTGGCGTATCCGCTTGAAAATCGTCAAAGGAGTAGCCAGGGGCTTGGCTTTCCTCTACAATCAGCTTCCTATAATTGCTCCTCATGGACACCTGAAATCTTCCAATGTGCTCCTCGACGAGTCATTTGAGCCTCTCTTGACAGATTATGCTCTAAGACCTGTGATCAACCCTGAACATGCCCACGTGTTCATGATGGCTTACAAGTCGCCTGAGTATGCACAACATGGCCGGTCATCGAACAAGACAGATATATGGAGTTTTGGCATATTAATACTGGAAATATTAACTGGCAAGTTCCCTGAGAACTATCTAACACCAGGGTATAATAGCGATGCAGACTTGGCAACTTGGGTTAATAACATGGTGAAGGAAAAGCGAACAAGTGAAGTGTTTGATAAGGAAATGCTGGGAACGAAAAATAGCAAGGGAGAAATGATAAAACTTCTGAAAATTGGATTGAGTTGTTGCGAACAGGAAGTTGAGAGAAGGTCGGACATTAAGGAAGTTGTCGACAAGATTGAGGAattgaaagaaggagatgatgatgaagactTTTACGGAAGTGAAGGGAATGCATGCAGTGTTAGAGGAAATAATCAAGAAGGTTTTTCTTTCACGTACGATCGATGA